From Malus sylvestris chromosome 1, drMalSylv7.2, whole genome shotgun sequence:
AGGTGGATTCTCGCTGTCCTTCTTCACCTCAGGACCAGATTTCTCGGCTTCACCTTTGTTTTCCGGTGCTGCAGTTTCGGACTTCGATTCAGTCTTTGCACCGACGGCCTCTTCCCCTTCGGTTTCCTAAAATTTAAGAGAAATGATAAACCATTAAGTCATCAGAAGTTAATAGCTGGTCcatgggctggtttggtattgctgtgctttgaaaaaaaactgctgtgagaataagcggatgtgctgtgagaataaacggctgtgaaataaatcagcagagtgtttggtaaacttttttgtaaaagtgcttttggaaaaaaaaaaagcagtctgatagtgggtcttttcattaaaggagcactgtagctccgtgtgcttttaaaaaaagccagttttccaaagctgcaaatagcagcttcagctttttcctttgatttcagcttattctcacagcagcttctaaAATAAGcctcttttttttcagtttaccaaacacttaaaaccctcacagctttttttcatagatgttttttttttaagcacctcactcccaaaccaggTCATCTGCGACTCAAAACGTCAAACATCAAGAGGTTAGAAATGACAGTAGAAAGAAAAACCTTGTTGGAATCGGCATTGGTCTCCAGTTTCAGAGAATCTTTCCCGCCAGATTTTCCCTCCTGGAATATACTCAATCCATGGGACAAACTGTTCCAGATagataaaatcataaaacagTCTGTTTTGCAGTGAAATATAACCAAAGAAATTATGATACTGAGAATTTGGTATCTACCTCGTCGATGATATAACAAGCTTTCCATTTCGATATTCTGGATCCTTGTTTTGCATCAAATGATAAGATATCGCCGAAATCACAATCTCTTCTATGTAGTTGCTGACTACCATTGTGTCTGCGTGGCAGATTGAACCAAGATCATCACATTCAAGATCATTTGCCGCAAGCACCTCGGCTATGTGATTTTTGTTGTCATGATATTGGATCATCTTCATGTCTTCTTCCAGTTGAGCTTTCCAGCTGACAAGATGAGTCTCATCTTCCGGGGGACTGATCTCAATATTGTAGGGGAACAAAGCAGCAAGCTTCTCGTCGACTTCTTTGCAATCATCTTCAGCGTCTACTGTCCGGGAACCAAGTATCAACACTGACCCTGAAAGTCTCTTCaacattttgttgaacaaattgtAAAACCGCCGTGATTGGAGAAAAAGCTTCTCGACGTCCCTGAGGCATAAGATGATGGAACGAGTTTCTGACATTGAAGATAAGACCTGTACAAGAAATAATATGAATGCCTATTAGTACTTTACTAACATTTTCAAGCAATATTACCTTGTatctaacaaaaagaaaagacattACCTTGTAAAGTGAGTGCAGAAAAAGTTTCTCATCGAAACACCAGTTGTTCACGCGTTTGAGAGGAACTGAAAAAACGAAAGAATTACAGAGTGATAGTATAAATTTAAAGCAATTCTGCGCATAACTAATGTACAAATTACGTTCTTAAACAGCCAGTATTTTTCTGTAGGAACAAACCTGAACTTGGCGAAGCAGATTTGGAGCTGATGCTACTCATATCAGATGCAGAAGAACCATTTCTTTGAAGCGTTCGAGTTGGCCCTTCAGTGCCCCTGCGGGTATAAGATAGCGGTGTTTTAGAAACGACACATTTCATAAACACCGGCACATTTGATACAAGAATCAATCACCCAATACTGTACCTTGATTTGAGATCAGAAGAACTACTTTGCCGACATAATGCACCTGTAAGAAAACAATTAGTTATAAGACCAGTGAAGCGTTGACATTACCAATAGTCACTGAACTGAGGACATGTTGATCAGAGGAGCTTTAACGAAAAGATATAGCCATATTTCCTTTCGTACCTTTAGTGTCCCTGCTTGAAGGGAGCATTGAGAAGGAGCCGAGCAAATTGGACATTTGCTCCAATGTCACCTCTGAGATGGACCTTTTATGATGCTACAAAAAGAATGCAATGAATCAGaaacgaaacaaaaaaaatccaatcgAGGTAATTCGAGCTTTTCCTTTCAATAAAACTGCAGTACATTGACTAAGATACATGAAGTGCAGAAATGCATAACATTGAGTTTAAACAAAAAAGCATCCCACCACATTTGGATCCAGGTTTCATCACTTGCTAAACTTAAGATGTACGCTAAGACtctggaaaagaaaaaacacgATGAGTTCCTCAGTAAGAAGCAGAGAACGCTTACTGTTTCTCTTTTGGCACATCCGTATTTACTCTGTATCTGCAAACATGTAGAATTCAGATTTTTTAGTACTACCGTATTACGAGCCAAATCTAACTTATGTAAACATGTAAAGGTGACTGATATAGTACTGCTGTATTACAAATATTTACCCTGATCGAAAAATCAGTGATATCCAACAACAGCAACTTCGACTCAAAGTGATGCGCTAAAGCCTTGGCGAGCATTTGATGATAAAGTTCTTTGGGAAAAAAGAGATGAATTGGATTAGCTTAAGGAAAAGGTTAAGGTATGAGTATTTCAGCGGAAAATGCAAAAATCGGATAACGTTTTTAAGTAGCATACCTGCAGGTCCTGAGAGCAAAATAGCTCTACTTGCAGGGGAAAGATTCCGGGTGTGCTTGGACAAGTCGGAGTGCTTCAGATGAACATATGCAGCGCTTGTTAACAACATCCGAGTTCTCTCTCTGACATCGccatcatcaaaaccaaaattgttAGATATGATCCAAAAATAAAACAGTTTAAAAACGAATCAAATATCAAATAAAAAAGGCTCAACATCCATACAAGCAAAGATTGGATTCAATAGCAATTTTGCAGAAGTACAATATCCATAGCTGAGGAAACtgatcataaaaaataaaataaaataaaaaaatccagaAAAATTAGGATAGCCTTTATATTAAAAGCAGATATAATCCAACTTAATTAGTTTCAACTGGAAGCAGATTTTATGCGTACAAAATTTTACCgagaaggaaaataaaaaatgaaaacttgtGCAGAATTCAGGGATTGTATTATTACAAAATTAGTAAGAAAATATGAACTTTAATAACATACAAGGAAAATTAGACATAAAAACACACCCATCTTCCATATGATCCTGCTCATAAGATTGATGTAAAAATTATGGCACTGGAGTTATAAAATCTCCAAATTTACCTTAGGTAATAAGGAAACTCCTCAAATGTAACTTTGCTGTCTCTGCCATCCACAACCTGCCTCATCAACTCCTGCTCAATCTGCTCCGCCGTCACCTCATCCGCCGAGCAATTACCATTTACCCAACTGCTCACAGCCTGCCCGGAAGTCAACCCCAGCCCCACCCCAACCCCAACCCCAACACTCAGAGCAGACAGCAGAATGTGCTTCTGTTCCATCCTTCACCAACCCTTTTGAACAAACGCCTCCTCCTTCACGGCAGAGAACGAAGGTGGCGCTTTTTCACCGGAC
This genomic window contains:
- the LOC126616932 gene encoding uncharacterized protein LOC126616932, translating into MEQKHILLSALSVGVGVGVGLGLTSGQAVSSWVNGNCSADEVTAEQIEQELMRQVVDGRDSKVTFEEFPYYLRERTRMLLTSAAYVHLKHSDLSKHTRNLSPASRAILLSGPAELYHQMLAKALAHHFESKLLLLDITDFSIRIQSKYGCAKRETHHKRSISEVTLEQMSNLLGSFSMLPSSRDTKGALCRQSSSSDLKSRGTEGPTRTLQRNGSSASDMSSISSKSASPSSVPLKRVNNWCFDEKLFLHSLYKVLSSMSETRSIILCLRDVEKLFLQSRRFYNLFNKMLKRLSGSVLILGSRTVDAEDDCKEVDEKLAALFPYNIEISPPEDETHLVSWKAQLEEDMKMIQYHDNKNHIAEVLAANDLECDDLGSICHADTMVVSNYIEEIVISAISYHLMQNKDPEYRNGKLVISSTSLSHGLSIFQEGKSGGKDSLKLETNADSNKETEGEEAVGAKTESKSETAAPENKGEAEKSGPEVKKDSENPPPPKVEVAPDNEFEKRIRPEVIPANEIGVTFADIGALDDIKESLQELVMLPLRRPDLFKGGLLKPCRGILLFGPPGTGKTMLAKAIASEAGASFINVSMSTITSKWFGEDEKNVRALFTLAAKVSPTIIFVDEVDSMLGQRTRVGEHEAMRKIKNEFMTHWDGLLTKTGERILVLAATNRPFDLDEAIIRRFERRVMVGLPSVENREMILRTLLSKEKVENLDFKELATMTEGYSGSDLKNLCVTAAYRPVRELIQQERQKDVEKKKKDAKEKGTEEASEPKEEEKEEHVITLRALNMEDMRQAKNQVAASFASEGSVMSELKQWNELYGEGGSRKKQQLTYFL